From Ignavibacteriales bacterium, one genomic window encodes:
- a CDS encoding YerC/YecD family TrpR-related protein — MKHIKQRDIDDLYVTITRLESLEECRRFLRDLLTETEIREFAERWKVARLLSQGVPYTAIEKETGLSSRTIARVHKWLKQGKGGYTMMLKRLDGPKNS; from the coding sequence ATGAAACACATCAAGCAGCGAGATATCGACGATCTGTACGTGACGATCACACGCCTGGAGAGCCTCGAGGAGTGCCGCAGGTTTCTACGCGATCTGCTCACTGAGACGGAGATCCGCGAATTCGCCGAACGGTGGAAGGTCGCCCGCTTGCTCTCCCAGGGAGTCCCCTACACAGCCATCGAAAAGGAAACCGGACTGAGTTCCAGGACGATCGCGCGCGTACACAAGTGGTTGAAGCAGGGAAAAGGCGGCTACACGATGATGTTGAAGCGTCTTGATGGTCCAAAAAATTCCTGA
- a CDS encoding MFS transporter, translating to MQREKFVVLFTVFVDVIGVGIVIPILPFYVGSFGASPFVITLLFASFAFFAFLSSPFLGALSDKIGRRPVLIASITSTAIGWFVFAGAGSLPFLFLGRIIDGAAAGNFTVAQGCLVDLARDEKERSSNLGLIGAAFGTGFMVGPILGGALSTVSHSFPFWCSGILAAINAMLAYFFLPETHKRRDSNAAISFNPLAPLARAAFNKTLRPLFLSWLFFAIAMSASQSVFALYVLHAFNFGSFQTGLIFAATGVFAVLNQTVLLRRMWLKYFTESQLELLMTVILGVSFLLMGSDMIALFFVGLPLFATGQSVQRVVLTSEVTGKTNPLMKGEALGILTSIMAASMIVGPIAGGALFEIHDGYPFFLGAALMIFSLIIALQFRRSPDFHGHARVLSDKERPGSKI from the coding sequence ATGCAGCGAGAAAAGTTCGTCGTACTGTTTACGGTTTTTGTCGATGTCATCGGGGTGGGGATCGTCATTCCTATTTTGCCGTTCTATGTGGGTTCGTTTGGAGCCTCGCCTTTTGTCATTACTCTTCTGTTCGCTTCGTTTGCGTTCTTCGCGTTTCTGAGCAGCCCGTTTCTCGGTGCACTGTCCGACAAGATCGGGCGACGCCCCGTGCTCATTGCAAGCATCACAAGCACTGCAATCGGCTGGTTCGTGTTTGCCGGGGCAGGCAGCCTGCCTTTTCTCTTCCTTGGAAGGATCATTGACGGCGCCGCAGCCGGCAATTTCACCGTGGCACAAGGATGTCTCGTTGACCTTGCGCGTGACGAGAAAGAGCGATCCTCCAATCTGGGTCTTATCGGGGCGGCGTTTGGCACCGGTTTCATGGTGGGACCGATCCTCGGCGGGGCACTCAGCACCGTGTCACACTCTTTTCCATTCTGGTGTTCCGGCATACTCGCGGCAATCAATGCGATGCTCGCCTATTTTTTCCTTCCGGAGACTCACAAGAGGCGCGATTCCAATGCGGCGATTTCGTTTAATCCGCTCGCGCCGTTAGCTCGCGCGGCTTTCAACAAAACACTTCGACCCCTTTTCCTGAGCTGGCTCTTCTTCGCAATTGCCATGTCCGCATCACAATCGGTGTTCGCTCTCTACGTGCTGCATGCTTTCAACTTCGGTTCTTTCCAGACCGGCTTGATATTCGCAGCGACGGGCGTTTTTGCGGTGCTGAACCAGACCGTGCTTCTTCGGAGAATGTGGCTGAAGTACTTTACCGAGTCACAACTCGAACTATTGATGACCGTCATTCTGGGCGTGAGTTTCCTCCTGATGGGCTCGGACATGATTGCCTTGTTCTTTGTCGGCCTCCCGCTGTTCGCGACGGGCCAATCGGTGCAGCGAGTCGTGCTGACAAGCGAAGTCACGGGCAAAACTAATCCCCTCATGAAGGGAGAAGCTCTTGGCATCCTCACATCCATTATGGCTGCTTCTATGATCGTGGGCCCTATCGCAGGCGGAGCTCTCTTCGAGATCCACGACGGCTATCCCTTCTTCCTTGGGGCAGCTCTGATGATCTTCTCCCTCATCATCGCCCTGCAATTCAGGAGATCACCTGATTTCCATGGCCACGCTCGCGTTCTCTCCGACAAAGAGAGGCCCGGGTCGAAAATCTGA
- a CDS encoding ABC transporter ATP-binding protein: MTHDLDTSPAQDGVLIQIDHLTKVYQLGEVDVHALRGVSVHISKGEFVAIMGASGSGKSTFMNILGCLDKPTKGSYLLERIDVGKLTRDELAAIRNLKIGFVFQGFNLLSRTSALENVELPLFYCSVSNKLRKSRAIEAIDRVGLGDRIHHYPNQLSGCQQQRVAIARALVNDPSIILADEPTGNLDSRTSVEVMGIFQELNNNGITVILVTHEPDIAQFAKRHIVFRDGKIKSDKLNASPRVAAEVLKELPAIDEEDEAA; encoded by the coding sequence ATGACCCACGATCTCGATACATCGCCGGCACAGGATGGCGTGCTCATTCAGATTGATCACCTCACGAAGGTGTATCAGCTGGGTGAGGTCGACGTCCACGCCCTGCGGGGAGTCTCGGTGCATATCTCCAAAGGTGAGTTTGTAGCGATCATGGGGGCGTCCGGTTCCGGCAAATCGACGTTCATGAATATTCTCGGATGTCTCGACAAACCCACCAAGGGATCGTACCTGCTGGAAAGAATCGATGTCGGCAAGCTGACACGCGACGAACTTGCTGCCATCAGAAACCTGAAGATCGGATTCGTTTTCCAGGGATTCAATCTGCTTTCCCGGACATCGGCGCTCGAGAATGTTGAGCTCCCGCTGTTCTACTGCTCGGTATCGAACAAACTCCGGAAATCCAGAGCCATCGAGGCTATTGATAGGGTCGGTCTTGGAGACAGGATTCATCACTACCCCAACCAGCTTTCGGGCTGCCAACAGCAGCGCGTCGCGATCGCGCGGGCGCTGGTCAACGATCCCAGCATCATACTTGCCGATGAGCCGACGGGCAACCTCGACAGCAGGACCAGCGTGGAGGTGATGGGGATTTTTCAGGAGCTGAACAACAACGGCATCACGGTGATTCTCGTGACCCACGAACCCGATATTGCACAGTTCGCAAAGCGACATATTGTGTTCCGCGATGGAAAAATCAAGTCGGACAAGCTGAACGCCAGTCCCAGGGTGGCAGCAGAAGTGCTGAAGGAATTGCCAGCGATTGACGAGGAGGACGAAGCAGCATGA
- a CDS encoding tetratricopeptide repeat protein, producing the protein MKTTVQRERTLLCILLLSVFWVMTASAAAPDSSKAEQLIAQGNIYSEQTFDNQKALQSYEAALALEPNNYEALWRISRAHVDIGEHFAAATDQEKAKQLQTYEKSLEFANKAIAANAKGAMGYTRRAIANGRIALFKGVWESLDLVKQTKADCEKAIALDPKEPAAYYVLGRTNMKVSEKPKIVRWPLGLGWANLDDAVKNFEKAIALRPDFIMYRLDCARAYVEQDEYSKARAHLTAIGTLSTMDEDDGQFRKEAQELQEKIKGK; encoded by the coding sequence GTGAAAACCACCGTACAACGAGAACGGACCCTGTTGTGCATACTGCTGCTTTCAGTCTTCTGGGTCATGACCGCATCGGCAGCCGCGCCCGATTCATCCAAAGCCGAACAGCTCATTGCCCAGGGAAATATCTACTCAGAGCAAACGTTCGATAATCAAAAAGCGCTCCAGAGTTACGAGGCAGCGCTCGCGCTTGAACCTAATAATTATGAGGCACTCTGGCGCATCAGCCGCGCGCATGTGGATATCGGCGAACATTTCGCCGCCGCCACAGACCAGGAAAAGGCGAAACAGCTTCAGACCTACGAGAAGTCGCTCGAGTTCGCCAACAAGGCCATCGCGGCGAATGCAAAAGGAGCGATGGGATATACACGACGGGCGATTGCAAATGGTCGCATCGCACTCTTCAAAGGGGTGTGGGAATCGCTCGATCTCGTGAAGCAGACGAAAGCCGATTGTGAAAAGGCCATCGCGCTCGACCCCAAAGAGCCGGCCGCATACTATGTCCTGGGACGGACAAACATGAAGGTCAGCGAAAAACCGAAAATTGTGCGCTGGCCGCTCGGCCTTGGCTGGGCGAACCTCGACGATGCAGTCAAGAACTTTGAGAAGGCAATCGCTTTGCGGCCAGATTTCATCATGTACCGCCTGGACTGCGCCCGCGCGTATGTTGAACAGGATGAGTACAGCAAAGCACGGGCACATCTCACTGCCATCGGAACGCTATCAACAATGGACGAAGACGACGGCCAATTCAGAAAAGAAGCACAGGAGCTGCAGGAGAAGATCAAAGGCAAGTAG
- a CDS encoding threonine/serine dehydratase gives MITFSDIENACAVVRPVVYKTPLLSSETLNQEHGNEVFFKAENLQKIGAFKIRGAYNKIASLTKEERARGVVAHSSGNHAQGVALAAKMLGTKAVVVMPKSSPPNKVAGTKVYGAEVVFCEDSSDDRERVAKEIQERCDYVLVPPFDDDKIIAGQGTATVEIAQDVHALDYLFVPIGGGGLIAGSAIAAKALFPHIKVIGVETEPANDCYQSFRKKEIVRISPPTTIADGMRTQAVGKRNFEIILKYVDDVITVTDAQVIETMRFFLEKMKIVVEPTGAVAPAAVFHDVLGITGKKICAIISGGNVDPAFLKKIM, from the coding sequence ATGATAACCTTTTCCGATATCGAGAATGCCTGCGCTGTCGTGCGACCGGTAGTGTACAAGACGCCGCTGCTGAGCTCGGAGACGCTGAATCAGGAGCATGGGAATGAGGTGTTCTTCAAAGCTGAAAACCTGCAGAAAATCGGCGCGTTCAAGATCCGCGGTGCATACAACAAGATTGCATCGCTGACGAAGGAGGAGCGTGCGCGCGGGGTGGTGGCTCATTCGTCAGGTAACCATGCGCAGGGAGTCGCCCTGGCGGCGAAAATGCTCGGGACCAAAGCTGTTGTGGTGATGCCCAAGAGCTCACCTCCCAACAAGGTGGCAGGAACGAAGGTCTATGGCGCGGAAGTGGTGTTCTGCGAGGATTCGTCCGACGACCGGGAGCGCGTAGCGAAGGAAATTCAAGAGCGCTGCGACTATGTCCTCGTTCCCCCATTCGACGACGACAAGATTATTGCCGGTCAGGGTACGGCGACCGTGGAGATTGCGCAGGACGTTCACGCGCTCGACTATCTGTTTGTACCAATCGGCGGCGGAGGCCTGATCGCAGGGAGCGCGATCGCAGCAAAAGCATTGTTTCCACATATCAAAGTCATCGGTGTGGAGACCGAGCCTGCAAATGACTGCTACCAGTCGTTCAGGAAGAAAGAAATCGTCCGCATCAGCCCGCCAACCACGATCGCCGACGGTATGCGCACACAGGCGGTCGGGAAGAGAAATTTCGAAATCATCCTGAAATATGTCGATGACGTCATCACCGTGACAGACGCGCAGGTCATTGAAACGATGCGGTTCTTCCTGGAGAAGATGAAAATTGTTGTCGAGCCGACAGGTGCGGTCGCGCCGGCGGCTGTTTTTCATGACGTGCTCGGAATAACCGGCAAGAAGATCTGCGCAATCATCAGCGGAGGGAATGTCGACCCGGCGTTTCTGAAGAAGATTATGTGA
- a CDS encoding deoxyribonuclease IV has product MSRSPDRSILLGAHMSIAGGVHTAVERGSSIGCTTMQMFVKNNNQWRGKELSDEDVSTYKKLLRESSIGPVVVHDTYLINLCATDKQILQKSRAALKDELDRCEILGVEYLNFHPGSHVGAGEGEGIKRIVESLDIIHDETKGYGVQSVLETTAGQGTAIGYRFEQLREIIDMVAQPDRMAVCVDTCHVFAAGYDISTERGYETTFEEFDAIIGLARLVAFHVNDSKRELGSHVDRHDHIGKGTIGKTGFRLLMNDERFRAVPKILETPKGPEMKEDVENMRTLRNMMIKREKQDGGRMV; this is encoded by the coding sequence ATGTCCCGTTCTCCCGACCGCTCAATCCTCCTCGGTGCTCATATGTCCATCGCCGGCGGAGTACACACCGCTGTGGAGCGTGGAAGCTCCATCGGTTGCACGACCATGCAGATGTTTGTGAAGAACAACAACCAGTGGCGAGGGAAAGAGCTCTCGGATGAGGATGTCTCAACCTACAAAAAGCTGCTGCGGGAGTCAAGCATCGGTCCGGTCGTTGTCCACGATACCTATCTGATCAACCTGTGCGCGACCGACAAGCAGATTCTTCAGAAGTCGCGCGCTGCGCTGAAGGATGAACTCGATCGGTGTGAAATTCTGGGGGTCGAGTACCTCAATTTTCATCCCGGCTCTCACGTGGGTGCCGGTGAAGGGGAAGGGATCAAACGGATCGTCGAATCTCTGGACATCATTCACGACGAGACGAAGGGATACGGGGTACAAAGCGTACTCGAAACCACAGCCGGGCAGGGAACAGCGATCGGCTACCGGTTTGAGCAGCTGCGTGAGATTATCGACATGGTCGCTCAGCCGGATCGCATGGCAGTCTGCGTGGATACCTGTCACGTCTTTGCCGCCGGGTACGATATATCCACCGAGCGGGGGTACGAGACGACGTTCGAAGAGTTCGACGCGATCATCGGGCTCGCACGCCTCGTTGCATTTCACGTGAACGATTCGAAACGGGAGCTGGGTTCTCACGTGGACAGGCACGATCATATCGGAAAAGGAACAATCGGGAAGACCGGCTTCCGGCTTCTGATGAACGACGAGCGTTTCCGTGCAGTTCCGAAAATTCTCGAGACGCCAAAAGGTCCGGAGATGAAGGAGGATGTGGAAAACATGAGGACGTTGAGAAATATGATGATAAAACGTGAAAAGCAAGACGGGGGACGGATGGTGTAG
- a CDS encoding ABC transporter permease gives MKTLNIILSAFRALRRNKMRSFLTMLGIIIGVGAVIAMLAIGQGAEYSVKEQIAALGTNVLMVFPGAQQQGGVRTAAGSAVTLTEEDALAIARECPAVQYVSPGTGAGGQVIAGNLNWSTGISGVGNDYLEIRQWTVEYGEFFTDADVKAAAKVCVLGKTVADNLFPESSPVEQTIRIRNVPFKVVGVLMKKGQNTAGQDQDDIILAPYTTVIRRLSHWPNLRSILVSATSVKDIPTAQAQISAILRMRHKIQTFDADDFTIRNQTDLAATATATTEILTILLASIASVSLLVGGIGIMNIMLVSVTERTREIGIRMSIGARSRDILTQFLIEALVLSLLGGIIGIILGTTGSSVISKIAKWPTIVTPFSIILSFGFSIAIGIFFGFYPARKAAMLNPIDALRYE, from the coding sequence ATGAAGACTTTGAATATTATTCTTTCCGCATTCAGGGCTTTGCGGCGCAACAAGATGAGATCCTTTCTGACGATGTTGGGCATTATCATCGGTGTGGGGGCTGTGATTGCCATGCTCGCGATCGGTCAGGGGGCTGAGTATTCTGTAAAGGAGCAGATCGCCGCGCTGGGCACGAACGTTCTCATGGTGTTCCCGGGCGCTCAGCAGCAGGGGGGCGTGCGTACGGCAGCGGGTTCGGCGGTGACGTTGACCGAAGAGGACGCTCTCGCTATTGCACGGGAATGTCCTGCTGTGCAATACGTCTCTCCCGGGACGGGCGCAGGGGGACAGGTTATCGCGGGAAATCTCAATTGGTCCACAGGAATTTCCGGCGTAGGAAACGACTATCTGGAAATTCGTCAGTGGACGGTGGAGTACGGAGAATTCTTCACGGACGCAGATGTGAAAGCCGCAGCGAAAGTCTGTGTGCTTGGCAAGACCGTGGCTGACAATTTGTTCCCGGAATCGAGCCCGGTCGAACAGACCATCAGGATCCGCAATGTGCCGTTCAAAGTTGTGGGCGTGTTGATGAAGAAAGGGCAGAATACCGCAGGGCAGGACCAGGATGATATTATTCTCGCGCCGTACACGACGGTCATCAGGAGACTTTCACACTGGCCAAACCTTCGCTCCATCCTCGTTTCCGCGACCAGCGTGAAAGATATCCCCACGGCGCAGGCGCAGATTTCCGCCATCCTGAGAATGCGTCACAAGATTCAGACGTTTGATGCAGACGACTTCACCATCCGCAATCAGACTGATCTGGCGGCAACAGCAACAGCCACGACGGAGATCCTGACGATCCTTCTGGCAAGCATAGCCTCCGTCTCGCTGCTTGTCGGCGGTATCGGCATCATGAACATCATGCTCGTATCGGTAACCGAGCGGACGCGCGAAATCGGAATCAGAATGTCCATCGGCGCGCGCTCGCGCGATATCCTGACGCAATTTCTGATCGAAGCGCTTGTCCTCAGCCTCCTCGGCGGCATCATAGGCATCATACTGGGAACGACCGGCTCTTCGGTCATTTCAAAAATCGCGAAGTGGCCGACAATTGTCACACCATTCTCCATCATTCTTTCATTTGGGTTCTCGATCGCCATCGGGATTTTCTTTGGATTCTATCCAGCCAGAAAAGCGGCCATGCTGAATCCGATTGATGCGTTGCGATACGAGTAA
- a CDS encoding DUF151 domain-containing protein encodes MERIQVDILGLSTSPSSGGAYALILKEVNGLRRLPIIIGAFEAQSIALEMEGIKPPRPLTHDLLKNIMDSLGASLSDVFISDLKDGTFYARLTLDSQEVDSRPSDAIALAVRCGVPIYVADKVMDEAGFVPDGDEAEKTTPPAAVEPEPEKPKIRLSKLEQLQQQLLEAITKEEYEKAARLRDEIHKLEARNS; translated from the coding sequence TTGGAGAGGATTCAGGTCGACATATTGGGGCTTTCAACGAGCCCGTCAAGCGGCGGAGCCTACGCTCTCATCCTTAAGGAAGTGAATGGCCTGCGTCGGCTGCCGATTATCATCGGAGCATTTGAAGCGCAGTCGATCGCCCTGGAAATGGAAGGGATCAAACCGCCCCGGCCTCTGACGCACGATCTGTTGAAGAACATCATGGATTCACTCGGCGCCAGCTTGAGCGACGTGTTCATCAGCGATCTCAAGGATGGCACCTTCTATGCACGGCTGACACTCGACTCTCAGGAAGTCGATTCGCGCCCGAGCGATGCGATTGCTCTCGCCGTCCGATGCGGAGTTCCGATCTATGTTGCTGACAAAGTTATGGACGAAGCCGGATTTGTTCCCGACGGCGACGAAGCTGAAAAGACGACACCACCGGCGGCAGTTGAACCGGAACCCGAGAAGCCCAAAATCAGGCTCTCGAAACTCGAACAGTTGCAGCAGCAACTTCTCGAGGCAATAACAAAAGAAGAGTACGAAAAAGCTGCAAGACTCCGCGACGAGATCCACAAACTGGAAGCGCGGAACTCATAG
- a CDS encoding electron transfer flavoprotein subunit beta/FixA family protein gives MKLVACINHVPDTATKINLAADGKNIDKAGVTFIISPYDEFAIEECLRLKGKNGGDVTVVSLGGDTHKETLRKALAMGVDKAVLLKDDSPRDSFGVAQALAGYLKEIVPDAVFFGKQSVDYDDGAVGVMVAEMLGLPCVSVCVKLDVTGGKATAEREIEGGREVVETTLPAVFTAQKGLNEPRYPSLKGIMAAKSKPIEERPAPPMVGKTELIAMQKPPAKAAGRIVGTDVSAVPELVRLLHEEAKVI, from the coding sequence ATGAAACTCGTAGCCTGTATCAACCATGTCCCCGATACTGCAACGAAAATCAACCTTGCGGCTGATGGGAAGAATATCGACAAAGCGGGCGTCACCTTCATCATCAGCCCGTATGACGAATTTGCGATCGAAGAATGCCTTCGATTGAAGGGAAAAAACGGCGGCGACGTCACCGTGGTCTCTCTTGGGGGAGATACGCACAAAGAGACGCTGCGGAAGGCACTTGCGATGGGGGTCGATAAAGCCGTCCTTCTGAAGGACGACAGCCCGCGCGATTCGTTTGGCGTAGCACAGGCGCTGGCCGGCTATCTGAAAGAAATCGTTCCGGACGCGGTTTTTTTCGGAAAGCAGTCAGTTGATTACGATGACGGCGCCGTAGGCGTCATGGTCGCCGAGATGCTCGGGCTTCCGTGTGTCTCGGTCTGCGTGAAGCTCGATGTGACTGGAGGAAAGGCGACGGCCGAGAGGGAAATCGAAGGAGGTCGGGAGGTCGTCGAGACAACCCTGCCTGCAGTATTTACTGCTCAGAAGGGGCTGAACGAACCGCGTTATCCTTCGCTCAAAGGAATCATGGCGGCGAAAAGCAAGCCAATCGAAGAACGCCCTGCGCCTCCCATGGTGGGAAAAACAGAACTGATCGCCATGCAAAAACCGCCGGCGAAAGCAGCTGGAAGAATCGTGGGGACCGATGTCAGCGCCGTGCCGGAATTGGTGCGATTGCTGCACGAAGAAGCGAAAGTGATCTAA
- a CDS encoding efflux RND transporter periplasmic adaptor subunit yields the protein MKKTVYIIGIIVVALAVSAYFLFARRDSRKYDFRLDKVSKGDLMVYVTATGTINAVISVDVGTQVSGIVTKLYADFNSVVKAGQVIARIDTTFLYQSVKDAEASLDRARAQYADSKRNSDRTTNLYKKGLESELNYSAALTSFESNQASLKQATAALDRAKINLAYATIYAPINGVVTDRKVNVGQTVAASFSSPTLFTIANDLKRMWVQTTVDETDVGKISIGQEATFTVDAYPEDKFTGTVSQIRLAPQSIQNVVNYIVIIDVQNDQLKLMPGMTASVKILVASASDVLRVPNMALRFQPPADLIDTTGTGGANGMRGGMGGRGETGRDSASGGRNPGGAQGGGRGEFGQNREGGGPGGMGGDMAGRFQAIRDSIQAAHGGKLSQEDMRTEMRKLFAGRMPQRNETQQQAPPTITRPKPVASGDAAKFGIVSNFPEYQKSVYNPSHQSGRGRVWILKANGLLEQVFVRTGLNDGRFTEITSMRLNVGDQLVLGASSGDTNADQARSPLTGQGQGQGRPMGGGGFGR from the coding sequence ATGAAGAAAACGGTCTATATCATTGGAATTATTGTGGTCGCGCTCGCGGTTTCGGCGTATTTCCTGTTTGCCAGGCGTGATTCGCGTAAATACGACTTCAGGCTTGACAAGGTATCAAAAGGTGATCTGATGGTGTACGTCACAGCGACCGGCACGATCAATGCGGTCATCAGCGTCGATGTGGGCACCCAGGTCTCTGGAATCGTCACGAAGCTGTACGCCGACTTCAATTCTGTCGTCAAGGCGGGCCAGGTGATCGCCCGAATTGACACGACGTTCCTGTATCAATCGGTAAAGGACGCAGAAGCAAGTCTCGATCGGGCAAGAGCCCAATATGCCGATAGCAAGCGAAACTCTGATCGGACGACCAATCTGTACAAGAAGGGGCTTGAATCGGAGTTGAATTACTCTGCTGCGTTGACCTCCTTCGAATCGAACCAGGCGTCATTGAAGCAGGCAACGGCAGCTCTCGACCGGGCGAAGATCAACCTGGCGTATGCGACAATCTATGCTCCGATCAACGGCGTTGTGACAGACAGGAAAGTAAATGTCGGCCAGACCGTCGCGGCGAGCTTCTCTTCCCCAACGCTGTTCACCATAGCAAATGATCTCAAGCGCATGTGGGTACAGACAACAGTGGACGAAACTGATGTCGGCAAGATCAGCATCGGACAGGAAGCCACGTTTACAGTCGACGCCTATCCTGAGGATAAATTCACAGGGACAGTTTCACAGATCAGATTGGCTCCACAATCCATTCAGAATGTCGTTAACTACATCGTCATCATTGATGTGCAGAATGACCAGTTGAAACTGATGCCGGGCATGACGGCGAGCGTGAAGATTCTCGTTGCGAGTGCCAGCGATGTACTCAGAGTTCCGAACATGGCGTTGCGGTTCCAGCCGCCGGCGGATCTTATTGATACGACTGGGACAGGCGGAGCGAATGGCATGAGGGGTGGAATGGGCGGGAGAGGTGAAACCGGGCGGGACAGTGCGAGCGGAGGTCGTAACCCCGGTGGAGCTCAAGGAGGCGGTCGGGGAGAATTCGGACAGAATCGCGAGGGAGGAGGACCGGGTGGTATGGGAGGTGACATGGCTGGTCGTTTCCAGGCAATCAGGGATTCAATTCAAGCCGCTCACGGCGGGAAATTGAGCCAGGAAGACATGCGGACGGAAATGCGAAAATTGTTTGCCGGCAGAATGCCCCAGCGGAATGAAACGCAGCAACAAGCGCCGCCGACGATCACGAGACCGAAACCAGTTGCCTCCGGCGATGCGGCGAAATTCGGAATCGTCTCGAACTTCCCCGAATATCAGAAGAGCGTCTACAATCCCTCGCATCAATCAGGACGAGGAAGAGTGTGGATCCTGAAAGCGAACGGATTACTCGAACAGGTATTTGTCCGCACGGGTCTGAACGATGGACGATTCACAGAAATCACCTCCATGAGATTGAATGTCGGAGACCAGCTCGTTCTCGGCGCGTCGTCTGGTGACACGAATGCCGACCAGGCGCGAAGCCCGCTCACAGGTCAGGGTCAAGGACAAGGACGGCCGATGGGAGGAGGCGGGTTCGGACGATGA
- a CDS encoding electron transfer flavoprotein subunit alpha/FixB family protein, producing the protein MKILVFAEQRENKFKKPAFEAVRTARTLADQLSGEVVALVIGGSVQSIAPMLGGYGAHKVIAAEDPRLAHYASSAYAKLVADAARAEQADVVVLPATAMGKDLAPRVAVKLDAGLASDCTALSIEGGEILATRPIYAGKVLTRLKITSALKVFTLRPNVFVAGESNGSASPVEAFAVELKDQDLGCIVKETKQSSGRLDVAEADIIVTGGRGLKGPEHFGMIEQLAETLGAAVGASRAVVDAGWRPHDEQVGQTGKTVSPSLYIAVAVSGAIQHLAGMSSSKYIVAINKDKDAPIFQAANYGIVGDAFEIIPALTAEVKKLLGKN; encoded by the coding sequence ATGAAGATTCTTGTCTTTGCAGAGCAGCGAGAGAACAAATTCAAAAAACCGGCATTCGAAGCGGTCAGAACCGCCAGAACTCTTGCCGATCAGCTCAGCGGCGAAGTGGTTGCACTCGTCATCGGCGGCTCTGTTCAATCTATCGCCCCTATGCTGGGAGGATACGGCGCTCACAAGGTGATTGCTGCGGAAGATCCCCGGCTGGCGCACTATGCATCGAGTGCCTACGCGAAGTTGGTCGCAGATGCAGCCAGGGCGGAGCAGGCAGATGTCGTAGTTCTTCCCGCGACCGCAATGGGGAAGGATCTCGCTCCACGCGTGGCGGTCAAACTTGATGCCGGTCTCGCGTCTGATTGCACAGCCCTCAGTATTGAGGGGGGAGAAATCCTCGCAACGCGTCCCATTTATGCCGGCAAAGTACTGACGCGGCTGAAGATTACGTCGGCCTTGAAGGTCTTCACGCTGAGGCCGAACGTGTTTGTTGCAGGTGAATCAAATGGCTCCGCTTCTCCCGTGGAGGCGTTTGCTGTGGAGCTGAAGGACCAGGATCTTGGCTGTATCGTCAAGGAGACAAAACAATCATCCGGCAGGCTCGACGTTGCGGAGGCGGATATCATTGTCACAGGAGGCCGCGGACTCAAGGGGCCCGAACATTTCGGTATGATCGAACAGCTTGCCGAAACACTTGGTGCTGCAGTCGGCGCATCGAGGGCAGTCGTGGATGCCGGCTGGCGTCCGCACGACGAACAGGTTGGTCAGACAGGCAAGACGGTCTCGCCCTCATTGTACATTGCCGTTGCCGTCTCCGGTGCCATCCAGCACCTTGCGGGAATGTCATCTTCAAAGTATATTGTAGCCATCAACAAGGACAAGGACGCGCCGATCTTCCAGGCTGCCAACTACGGCATCGTGGGTGACGCGTTTGAAATCATCCCTGCCCTGACGGCGGAAGTGAAGAAACTACTCGGGAAGAATTAG